From one Synechocystis sp. PCC 6803 substr. PCC-P genomic stretch:
- a CDS encoding IS4-like element IS4Sa family transposase: MISNFGHIVKTYLSNFPKDDYPVLDTFKFVSIWLGLVLDQSQTSMRSMFKRLNLRGETVDISTFSKASKKRDVGVFREIIFSLKKELSKRKEIKQGELEIFPLDSTIVSITSKLMWNLGFHQVKVFSGINLSTGIPGGIVIHFGQGHDNKYGNETIEETPENGVAVMDRGFCDLQRIKRLQKENNKYHVLRIKNNIKLEKLANDNYMVGTEKNKIESRVVIFTHDNSEFRLVTNLPIESKEIEGVSDEKIAEIYKKRWQIELLWKFLKMHLKLNRLIAKNENAIGIQIYTYIIAYLILKLLVIPKEAGTTMLDKLCYLQAFMCEKISYVHWLRELALR, translated from the coding sequence ATGATATCAAATTTTGGACATATTGTCAAAACTTATCTATCTAATTTTCCTAAAGATGACTACCCAGTATTAGACACATTTAAGTTTGTGAGTATCTGGTTAGGATTAGTGTTAGACCAGAGCCAGACAAGCATGAGGAGTATGTTTAAAAGACTGAACTTACGAGGAGAGACAGTCGATATATCTACATTCTCAAAGGCAAGCAAAAAAAGGGATGTGGGAGTTTTTAGAGAAATAATATTTTCCTTAAAAAAGGAATTGTCGAAAAGGAAGGAAATTAAGCAGGGAGAATTAGAAATATTTCCTCTCGATTCAACCATTGTCAGCATAACTAGTAAGTTGATGTGGAACCTTGGATTTCATCAGGTAAAAGTATTCAGTGGGATTAACTTATCAACAGGGATTCCGGGGGGAATAGTAATTCACTTTGGACAAGGTCATGATAATAAATATGGGAATGAAACAATAGAAGAGACTCCAGAAAATGGAGTAGCAGTAATGGATAGAGGATTTTGTGACTTACAGAGAATCAAGAGATTACAAAAGGAGAATAACAAATATCATGTATTAAGAATAAAGAATAATATAAAGCTAGAAAAATTAGCCAATGATAACTATATGGTTGGAACTGAAAAGAATAAAATAGAGAGTAGAGTGGTAATATTCACCCATGATAATTCAGAGTTTAGATTGGTTACAAATTTACCTATAGAAAGTAAAGAAATAGAAGGAGTTAGTGATGAAAAAATAGCAGAAATTTATAAAAAAAGATGGCAAATAGAATTGTTATGGAAATTCTTAAAAATGCACTTAAAGCTGAATAGACTGATTGCCAAAAATGAGAATGCAATTGGGATTCAAATCTATACCTATATAATTGCTTATTTAATACTAAAATTACTGGTAATCCCAAAAGAAGCAGGTACAACAATGTTAGACAAACTATGTTATTTACAGGCTTTCATGTGTGAAAAAATAAGCTATGTACACTGGCTAAGGGAGTTAGCACTAAGGTGA
- a CDS encoding IS701 family transposase, with product MDETGDPKKGKTTDYVKRQYIENLGKIESGIVSVNAYGYCDGVTFPLESKVFKPKERLKEGDKYKTKPELAVEIIKELEESGFKIKRVVSDSLYGESHSNFISAVEELKIEYAVGIRSNHGVWLPKEAKVRANKWRRFEHIRWDRKQEDRYIREIVYGKKAQ from the coding sequence ATAGATGAAACAGGAGACCCCAAAAAAGGGAAAACAACAGATTATGTAAAAAGACAATATATTGAAAATTTAGGAAAAATAGAAAGCGGTATAGTGTCAGTAAATGCCTATGGTTACTGCGATGGAGTAACGTTTCCTCTAGAATCAAAAGTATTTAAACCAAAAGAAAGATTAAAAGAGGGAGATAAGTATAAAACAAAGCCGGAATTAGCAGTAGAGATAATAAAAGAACTAGAAGAAAGTGGTTTTAAAATAAAAAGAGTAGTGTCAGATAGCTTATATGGAGAAAGCCATAGCAATTTTATCAGTGCTGTAGAGGAATTAAAAATAGAATATGCAGTGGGAATCCGGAGTAATCATGGGGTCTGGCTTCCAAAGGAAGCTAAAGTAAGGGCAAATAAGTGGAGGAGGTTTGAACACATAAGATGGGATAGAAAACAGGAAGATAGGTATATCAGAGAAATAGTTTATGGCAAAAAAGCGCAATAA
- a CDS encoding transposase: MTRIPDIKYKEVGRIYGVRSWIEYGFKQCKSELGWADFRVTHYEQIQKWWELVMCAYCMICFYDENFNPTLNSTSKYHQKHEKWDKEKWLNNLRLVISVFNAINLIKKWLKVFPFAHVLDELTKFYNKVDKLDRLKYLLNSWNTFYSSSA; encoded by the coding sequence ATGACTCGAATACCAGATATTAAATATAAAGAAGTTGGCAGAATATATGGAGTAAGGTCATGGATAGAATATGGATTTAAGCAATGCAAAAGTGAATTAGGATGGGCAGATTTTAGGGTAACTCATTATGAGCAAATTCAAAAATGGTGGGAATTAGTGATGTGTGCATATTGTATGATTTGTTTTTATGATGAGAATTTTAATCCGACTCTAAATTCAACGTCAAAGTATCATCAAAAGCATGAAAAATGGGATAAAGAAAAATGGCTAAACAACCTACGATTAGTGATCTCTGTATTTAATGCAATAAATCTTATCAAAAAGTGGTTAAAAGTATTTCCATTTGCTCATGTTTTGGATGAATTAACTAAATTTTACAACAAGGTTGATAAGCTAGATCGATTAAAGTATTTGCTAAATTCATGGAATACATTCTATTCTTCTTCTGCCTAG
- a CDS encoding alanine--glyoxylate aminotransferase family protein, which yields MDNKQMLMIPGPTPVPEKVLLAMAKHPIGHRSGDFSKIIAELTANLKWLHQTENDVLMLTTSGTGAMEASIINFLSPGDRVLVGNNGKFGDRWVKVAKTFGLAVEEIKAEWGKALDPNDFKTLLEADSDKTIKALIITHSETSTGVLNDLAAINAAAKAHGGALMIVDAVTSLGATPVAIDDLGLDVVASGSQKGYMIPPGLGFVSVSAKAWQAYETATIPRFYLDLKKYKKSTDEDSSPFTPPINLMYGLQASLQMMKAEGLDAIFTRHQRHTNATRGAMKALNLPLFAPDNAASNAITAVAPLGVEAEKIRSTMRKKFDIAMAGGQDHLKGKIFRIGHLGFVCDRDILSCIGALEATLIELGYEGVTPGSGVAAAAGVLAKG from the coding sequence ATGGATAATAAGCAAATGTTGATGATTCCGGGGCCAACTCCCGTACCAGAAAAAGTTTTGTTGGCCATGGCGAAACATCCCATTGGCCACCGCAGTGGTGACTTTAGCAAAATCATCGCTGAGCTGACGGCAAACCTCAAATGGTTACATCAAACTGAAAACGACGTGTTGATGCTGACTACCAGTGGCACGGGGGCTATGGAAGCGAGCATTATCAACTTCCTCAGCCCTGGCGATCGGGTATTGGTGGGCAATAACGGTAAATTTGGCGATCGTTGGGTCAAGGTGGCCAAAACCTTCGGTTTAGCAGTAGAAGAAATTAAAGCCGAATGGGGCAAAGCGTTGGACCCCAATGACTTCAAAACCTTGTTGGAAGCGGACAGCGATAAAACTATTAAAGCTCTGATCATCACCCATTCCGAGACTTCCACCGGAGTCTTGAATGACTTGGCCGCCATCAATGCCGCCGCTAAGGCCCATGGTGGGGCGTTAATGATTGTGGATGCCGTAACCAGTTTGGGCGCTACCCCCGTGGCGATCGATGATTTGGGCCTGGACGTGGTGGCATCCGGTTCTCAAAAGGGTTATATGATTCCCCCTGGATTGGGATTTGTTTCCGTAAGTGCCAAAGCTTGGCAAGCCTACGAAACCGCCACTATTCCTCGCTTCTACCTGGATTTGAAAAAATATAAAAAATCCACCGATGAAGATAGCTCCCCCTTCACCCCCCCCATCAACCTAATGTATGGGTTGCAAGCGTCTCTGCAAATGATGAAAGCGGAAGGCCTAGATGCTATTTTTACCCGCCATCAACGCCACACCAATGCGACCCGGGGGGCCATGAAAGCGTTGAATTTACCCCTATTTGCCCCCGATAATGCGGCAAGTAATGCCATTACCGCCGTTGCGCCCCTGGGAGTGGAAGCGGAAAAAATTCGCAGTACCATGCGCAAAAAATTCGACATTGCCATGGCCGGTGGGCAGGATCACCTGAAAGGAAAAATCTTCCGCATTGGGCACCTGGGTTTTGTTTGTGACCGGGATATCCTCAGTTGCATCGGGGCCTTGGAAGCCACTTTGATTGAACTAGGTTATGAGGGCGTGACCCCTGGATCTGGAGTGGCCGCCGCCGCTGGGGTTTTGGCTAAAGGTTAA
- a CDS encoding FHA domain-containing protein — protein MAAITLTLLLPGKSVAVQSWTFESEQTIRVGRAADNDVVLYSAVVSRHHLELRREEEAWVAINLGANGTYMEAEMVEKLVLKDGMVLRLASSGPKIQIRLQSELSTLEQELAQQDSSPTGPGEEQKSSRLHPGDSKETIIN, from the coding sequence ATGGCCGCCATCACCCTCACCCTCCTTCTCCCGGGTAAAAGCGTTGCTGTCCAGAGCTGGACCTTTGAATCGGAACAAACCATCCGTGTGGGTCGGGCGGCGGATAACGATGTTGTACTTTATAGTGCTGTAGTATCCCGGCATCATCTAGAACTCCGACGGGAAGAGGAAGCTTGGGTCGCCATTAACTTGGGAGCTAATGGCACCTATATGGAAGCGGAAATGGTGGAAAAGCTTGTCCTCAAGGATGGCATGGTTCTACGCTTAGCCAGTTCCGGCCCCAAAATACAGATTAGGCTTCAGTCTGAACTCAGTACCCTGGAACAGGAACTAGCTCAACAAGATAGTTCCCCTACTGGGCCAGGGGAAGAACAAAAATCCAGCCGTCTCCACCCTGGGGATTCCAAAGAGACCATCATCAACTAG
- a CDS encoding 2Fe-2S iron-sulfur cluster-binding protein, producing MTITFVKEQKDIVVAQGANLREKALQNGVDIYTLKGKLMNCGGYGQCGTCIVEITAGMENLSPKTDFENRVLRKKPDNFRLACQTLVNGPVSVNTKPKG from the coding sequence GTGACCATTACCTTTGTTAAAGAGCAGAAGGATATTGTTGTGGCCCAGGGTGCCAACCTACGGGAAAAGGCCCTGCAGAATGGCGTTGATATTTATACCTTGAAAGGAAAACTGATGAACTGCGGAGGCTACGGCCAATGTGGCACTTGCATCGTGGAAATCACAGCGGGTATGGAAAATCTTTCCCCGAAAACCGACTTTGAAAATAGGGTATTGCGCAAAAAGCCCGACAATTTCCGTCTCGCCTGTCAAACCTTGGTCAATGGGCCGGTGAGTGTGAACACCAAACCCAAAGGCTAG
- a CDS encoding HEAT repeat domain-containing protein: MAEEILRNPAMTALTLEQIASQLDSPNSRDRLIALASLRPYSSEEAVPLIKKVLDDDTLQVRSMAVFALGIKQTEECYPILVKLLETDGDYGIRADAAGALGYLEDERAFHPLCRAFYEDTEWLVRFSAAVALGNLKDIRAQTVLLEALKSDEAVVQQAAIAALGEIGAVDAVDAILAFASHEDWLIRQRLVEALGNLPCDQSRSALTFMVKDEHPQVSQAAQLSLQKLDLLS, translated from the coding sequence ATGGCAGAAGAAATTCTCAGAAACCCAGCCATGACAGCCCTGACCCTCGAACAAATTGCCAGCCAACTCGACAGCCCCAATTCCCGCGATCGCCTGATTGCCCTAGCTTCCCTGAGACCCTATTCCAGTGAGGAGGCGGTGCCCCTGATTAAAAAAGTTTTAGATGACGATACTTTACAGGTGCGTTCCATGGCGGTGTTTGCCCTGGGCATTAAGCAAACCGAGGAATGCTATCCCATTCTGGTTAAGCTGTTGGAAACCGATGGAGACTATGGCATCCGGGCCGATGCCGCGGGGGCCCTGGGTTATCTAGAAGACGAACGGGCTTTCCATCCCCTCTGCCGGGCTTTTTACGAAGATACGGAATGGCTGGTGCGGTTCAGTGCGGCGGTGGCCCTGGGCAATTTAAAAGATATTCGGGCTCAAACGGTCTTGCTGGAAGCACTGAAAAGTGACGAAGCAGTGGTACAACAAGCGGCGATCGCGGCCCTGGGGGAAATTGGTGCCGTGGATGCAGTAGATGCGATTTTGGCCTTTGCATCCCATGAGGACTGGTTAATTCGCCAAAGATTAGTGGAGGCCCTGGGAAATTTGCCCTGCGACCAGAGTCGTTCTGCTTTGACTTTCATGGTCAAGGATGAGCACCCCCAGGTGTCCCAGGCGGCCCAGTTGTCCTTGCAAAAATTAGACCTGCTTAGCTAG
- a CDS encoding sugar phosphate nucleotidyltransferase has product MKAMILAAGKGTRVRPITHTIPKPMIPILQKPVMEFLLELLRQHGFDQIMVNVSHLAEEIESYFRDGQRFGVQIAYSFEGNIVDGDLVGKALGSAGGLKKIQEFNPFFDDTFVVLCGDALIDLDLTTAVKLHREKGAIATIITKTVPQELVSSYGVVVTDDNGKILTFQEKPAVEEALSTEINTGIYIFEPEVIDYIPSGQEYDLGGDLFPKLVDSGLPFYAVNMDFEWVDIGKVPDYWQAIRGVLSREIKNVQIPGIEVRPGVYTGINVAANWDNIEIEGPVYIGGMTRIEDGVKIIGPSMIGPSCLICQGAVVDNSVIFEYSRLGPGARLVDKLVFGRYCVDKTGAAIDVQAAALDWLITDARHAAVQYRQEYPSQREISKLLQPE; this is encoded by the coding sequence ATGAAAGCCATGATTTTGGCCGCCGGCAAGGGCACTCGGGTCAGACCAATCACCCACACCATTCCTAAGCCGATGATCCCGATTTTGCAAAAGCCCGTGATGGAGTTTTTGCTGGAGTTGTTGCGCCAACATGGTTTTGACCAGATCATGGTCAATGTGAGCCATCTAGCGGAGGAGATAGAAAGTTATTTTCGGGATGGCCAAAGGTTTGGCGTACAAATAGCCTATTCTTTTGAAGGCAATATTGTTGATGGTGACCTGGTGGGCAAGGCCTTGGGATCAGCCGGGGGGCTGAAGAAAATTCAGGAGTTTAACCCCTTTTTTGACGACACCTTTGTGGTGCTTTGCGGTGATGCGCTAATTGATTTAGACTTAACCACTGCGGTTAAGCTCCACCGAGAAAAAGGGGCGATCGCCACCATTATCACCAAGACAGTGCCCCAGGAATTGGTATCTAGCTATGGGGTAGTGGTCACGGACGACAACGGCAAAATTTTAACTTTCCAGGAAAAGCCAGCGGTGGAAGAAGCCCTGAGCACAGAAATTAACACGGGCATTTATATTTTTGAGCCGGAAGTAATCGACTACATTCCCTCTGGCCAGGAATACGACCTGGGAGGGGATCTATTTCCCAAGCTGGTGGATAGCGGCCTACCCTTTTATGCAGTCAATATGGACTTTGAGTGGGTAGACATTGGCAAAGTGCCCGACTATTGGCAGGCCATCCGGGGAGTGCTTTCCCGGGAAATTAAAAATGTGCAAATTCCCGGCATTGAAGTTAGACCGGGGGTTTATACAGGCATCAACGTAGCCGCTAACTGGGACAACATTGAAATTGAGGGTCCAGTTTACATTGGCGGCATGACCCGCATTGAGGACGGGGTAAAAATCATCGGCCCTTCCATGATTGGCCCCAGTTGCCTGATCTGTCAGGGAGCGGTGGTGGACAACAGTGTAATTTTTGAGTATTCCCGTTTAGGTCCCGGGGCTCGCTTAGTGGATAAGTTGGTGTTTGGTCGTTACTGTGTAGATAAAACCGGAGCGGCGATCGATGTGCAGGCAGCGGCGTTGGACTGGCTCATCACCGATGCTCGCCATGCCGCTGTGCAATACCGCCAAGAATACCCATCCCAAAGGGAAATTTCCAAGCTTCTCCAGCCGGAATAA
- a CDS encoding CoA-binding protein, whose translation MKWHKESKVLLQGVHHPLGLTYLEQMRSCGTKLVAGVSPGHGGELIGDLPVFDLVDLAVKTVGPVDISLILNPPYRVLDAALEAIAAGIRQLVIVSAGVPPLDMITLLREAQATHTLILGSGSQGIMIPQQFSVGTLDPNCYLPGPIGIISHCDRLTDDIAQTLSAAGLGQSMVISLGTDGLNGSNFEQWLQVLEEDEQTATILLLGQPNSNGEMRAADYVASAIEKPVVAYLAGRGAKIKRHFGDSLTIVANQLSHKRPLLTSVEQTVQAFENANIPVAEAPWELPIFLPLAMESRHLGTD comes from the coding sequence ATGAAATGGCATAAAGAGAGCAAAGTATTACTACAAGGAGTACATCATCCCCTCGGTTTAACCTACCTGGAACAGATGCGGAGCTGTGGGACCAAGCTGGTGGCGGGGGTAAGTCCAGGCCATGGGGGAGAACTAATTGGGGATTTGCCGGTATTTGATTTGGTGGATTTAGCCGTTAAAACCGTCGGCCCCGTGGACATTAGCTTAATTCTCAATCCCCCCTACCGAGTTTTGGATGCGGCCCTAGAGGCGATCGCCGCAGGCATTCGTCAACTAGTAATTGTGTCCGCTGGAGTCCCCCCCCTGGATATGATTACTCTCCTGCGGGAAGCCCAAGCTACCCACACCCTGATCCTTGGTTCCGGTAGTCAAGGCATTATGATCCCCCAACAGTTTTCCGTCGGCACCCTCGACCCCAATTGCTATCTACCCGGGCCCATCGGCATTATTAGCCACTGCGATCGCCTCACCGACGACATAGCCCAAACCTTAAGCGCCGCTGGCTTGGGACAATCCATGGTGATCAGTCTAGGCACCGACGGCCTCAATGGTTCCAACTTTGAGCAATGGCTCCAGGTGCTAGAAGAAGACGAACAAACGGCAACTATTTTATTGCTGGGGCAACCCAACAGTAACGGGGAAATGCGGGCGGCGGATTATGTGGCCTCGGCCATTGAAAAACCAGTGGTGGCCTATTTGGCAGGACGGGGCGCAAAAATCAAACGACACTTTGGCGATTCCCTCACCATTGTGGCCAACCAACTGTCCCATAAACGTCCCCTTCTAACCAGCGTTGAGCAAACGGTACAAGCCTTTGAGAACGCTAACATTCCGGTGGCGGAAGCCCCCTGGGAGCTACCCATTTTTTTGCCCCTAGCCATGGAAAGTCGCCATTTGGGCACTGATTAG